Proteins encoded within one genomic window of Streptomyces sp. NBC_00523:
- a CDS encoding NAD-dependent malic enzyme, with translation MATAPSVSYSMTVRLEVPASGTAVSQLTTAVESSGGSVTGLDVTASGHEKLRIDVTIAASSTAHADEIVKGLRGIEGVVLGKVSDRTFLMHLGGKIEMASKHPIRNRDDLSMIYTPGVARVCMAIAENPEDARRLTIKRNSVAVVTDGSAVLGLGNIGPKAALPVMEGKAALFKRFAGIDAWPICLDTQDTDAIVEIVKAIAPGFAGINLEDISAPRCFEIEARLREALDIPVFHDDQHGTAIVVLASLTNALRVVGKAIGDVRVVMSGAGAAGTAILKLLIAAGVKHAVVADIHGVVHSGREDLRSADPDSPLCWIADNTNPEGITGTLKEAVVGADVFIGVSAPNVLDGDDVAAMADGAIVFALANPDPEVDPAIARRTAAVVATGRSDFPNQINNVLVFPGVFRGLLDAQSRTVNTDMMLAAARALADVVAEDEVNANYIIPSVFNDKVAGAVAGAVRDAARAAGATVTAPTSV, from the coding sequence ATGGCAACGGCGCCCAGCGTCTCGTACTCGATGACGGTCAGGCTGGAGGTGCCCGCGAGCGGCACCGCGGTCTCCCAGCTCACCACGGCCGTGGAGTCCTCCGGCGGTTCGGTCACCGGCCTCGACGTGACCGCTTCCGGCCACGAGAAGCTGCGGATCGACGTCACGATCGCCGCCTCCTCCACCGCGCACGCCGACGAGATCGTCAAGGGGCTGCGCGGCATCGAGGGCGTCGTACTCGGCAAGGTCTCCGACCGTACGTTCCTCATGCACCTCGGCGGCAAGATCGAGATGGCGTCCAAGCACCCCATCCGCAACCGTGACGACCTCTCGATGATCTACACCCCCGGCGTGGCCCGGGTCTGCATGGCGATCGCCGAGAATCCCGAGGACGCCCGCCGCCTCACCATCAAGCGCAACTCCGTCGCAGTCGTGACGGACGGCTCCGCGGTGCTCGGCCTCGGCAACATCGGCCCGAAGGCCGCGCTGCCCGTCATGGAGGGCAAGGCGGCCCTCTTCAAGCGCTTCGCCGGCATCGACGCGTGGCCGATCTGCCTGGACACCCAGGACACCGACGCCATCGTCGAGATCGTCAAGGCCATCGCGCCCGGCTTCGCGGGGATCAACCTGGAGGACATCTCCGCGCCGCGCTGCTTCGAGATCGAGGCCCGGCTGCGCGAGGCCCTGGACATCCCCGTCTTCCACGACGACCAGCACGGCACGGCGATCGTCGTCCTGGCCTCGCTGACCAACGCGCTGCGCGTGGTGGGCAAGGCGATCGGGGACGTGCGGGTGGTCATGTCCGGCGCCGGAGCGGCCGGTACGGCCATCCTGAAGCTCCTCATCGCCGCGGGCGTCAAGCACGCCGTCGTCGCCGACATCCACGGCGTGGTGCACTCCGGCCGCGAGGACCTGCGATCCGCCGACCCGGACTCGCCGCTCTGCTGGATCGCCGACAACACCAACCCGGAGGGCATCACCGGCACCCTCAAGGAGGCCGTGGTCGGCGCCGACGTCTTCATCGGCGTCTCCGCCCCCAACGTGCTGGACGGGGACGACGTGGCGGCCATGGCGGACGGCGCCATCGTGTTCGCGCTCGCGAATCCGGACCCCGAGGTGGACCCGGCGATCGCCCGCCGCACCGCCGCCGTCGTGGCCACCGGACGCTCGGACTTCCCGAACCAGATCAACAACGTGCTGGTCTTCCCCGGCGTCTTCCGGGGCCTGCTCGACGCCCAGTCGCGCACCGTCAACACGGACATGATGCTCGCCGCCGCGCGCGCCCTGGCCGACGTGGTCGCCGAGGACGAGGTGAACGCGAACTACATCATCCCCTCGGTCTTCAACGACAAGGTCGCCGGAGCGGTCGCCGGGGCCGTCCGGGACGCCGCGCGGGCCGCCGGAGCGACTGTGACGGCGCCCACGTCCGTCTGA